CGGCCCGCTCTCGTGCTTGTTCCACACTGTAACCGGCTCGGCGCACTGCAGCCCCTCCAGCGAATCGGCGGCGCGCAGCTCGATGCGGTCGTAGGCGGGCACGGAGCCGGTAAAATAGTAACGGCCCTCGTGTTGCATCACCCAAGGGTCGGCGCGTTGGAAAATCAGGGGATTGGGCAAGGTGTCGGCCACGAGGGTGAGGGGGAGCAAAAGGAGCAAGAGGAAGATTCGTAAGGGCATGGGGCAGAGGGGGGCAGGGGTTAGGTGCTCATACCGTCAGAGCGTGTGCAAGTCGCCCGACGGCACAAGCCGCGACGGGTTTTGACGGTCAGAATACAGGAGGAGGGAAATCGGAACAGGAGTTAAAAGGGTGAAAAGGAGTTCAGAAATTGAACAGAAGATAACGAAGGAAACGAAGAAGGTGGAATTGTATCTCTCCTTCGTTCTCTTTGTTTCCTTTTGTTTTAAAACTCCTTTTAACTCCTGTTCAGTACATCCTCTCCACCCTGTTGCTGGACAAGTTGGTCTGGATCGTTTCTAGTGGCGGGATGGCATTGAGTGGAGCGGAAGCCGCGCGTTACAGTCGGCAGATCATCCTGCCCGAGATCGGTGTGGCAGGGCAGGAAAAGCTGCGTGAGAGCCGCGTGCTGATCATCGGCATGGGCGGGCTCGGGAGCCCTGCGGCGCTGTATCTGGCGGCTGCCGGGGTCGGCACGCTGGGGCTGGCCGACTTCGACAAGGTGGAGGTGCACAACCTGCAGCGCCAGATCATCCACGACGAGGCCAGCCAGGGCACGTCCAAACTCGAAAGCGCCGCCCGGCGCCTGCGCGCGCTCGACCCGTCCATCCGCCTCAACCTCCACCCCGAGGGCGTGACGGATGCCAACGCAATCGAGCTCTTCGGCCAGTACGACATCATTGTCGACGGCACGGACAACTTCCCCACGCGCTACCGCAACAACGACGCAGCAGTGCTGGCGCGCAAGCCGCTCGTCTACGGCAGCATCTACCAATTCGAGGGGCAGGTCTCGATCTTCGACCCGGCCAGCGGCGGGCCGTGTTACCGCTGCCTTTTCCCCGAGATGCCCGCCCCCGGCGAGGTGCCCAACTGCGACGAAGCGGGTGTGTTTGGCGCGCTCTGCGGCGTCGTCGGCTCGTTCCAGGCGCTGGAGACGATCAAATACCTCACCGGCGCGGGCGAATCGTTGCGTGGCCGCCTGCTCGCCATCGACGCGCTGACCCTGCGCGTGCGCACGATCAACCTCAAGCGGCACGACGACTGCCCCGTCTGCGGCAAGCACCCCACCATCACCACGATCGAGCCCAAGCGCTACGACTGGAGTTGCCAAGTGCCCGCGCCCGATGCTACGAGTGACGACATGGCAGGTGAGCTACCCCTAGAAATTTCCGTCGCCCAAGCACACTCGCTGCTCCAGCA
This genomic stretch from Verrucomicrobiota bacterium JB022 harbors:
- the moeB gene encoding molybdopterin-synthase adenylyltransferase MoeB produces the protein MALSGAEAARYSRQIILPEIGVAGQEKLRESRVLIIGMGGLGSPAALYLAAAGVGTLGLADFDKVEVHNLQRQIIHDEASQGTSKLESAARRLRALDPSIRLNLHPEGVTDANAIELFGQYDIIVDGTDNFPTRYRNNDAAVLARKPLVYGSIYQFEGQVSIFDPASGGPCYRCLFPEMPAPGEVPNCDEAGVFGALCGVVGSFQALETIKYLTGAGESLRGRLLAIDALTLRVRTINLKRHDDCPVCGKHPTITTIEPKRYDWSCQVPAPDATSDDMAGELPLEISVAQAHSLLQQPEADRPMLLDVREDHELAICQIPGNHHIPMGEIGLRQKELPTDRPIVVQCHHGGRSLRVAQALRNAGYEATSMRGGIEEWAVEYDLSMRRY